The following are encoded in a window of Rhodothermus bifroesti genomic DNA:
- a CDS encoding ABC transporter permease, with protein sequence MAEQATFSLSWALRMAWRDSRGSRHRLLLFVSAMVLGIAALVALHGVGANLRKGVDAQARALLGADLRLERDAPFDDLSLLLDTIGGQQAQVVYLTSMAYFPRTGHVRLVSVRAVGGPWPLYGQMQTDPPEAADRYLQEGGALVDGSLLDAYGVRVGDSVRIGRRSYPILGRLVQTPSESAIMALAAPRVYVPLAMLDTLLLGFGSRAEYAIYFRFDDGRDAEALGKALRDRLRPLRVGVDTVEEIRENWDEVLRNLYRFLGLIGFIALILGGIGIGSAVHVYVRQRLDQVAVLRCLGATPWATFSVYLLQALAMGAVAGLLGTLLGLGVQALLARLLVNFLPLEVTLEIERSAVLLGLVGGPVFTLLFALLPLLPVRRVTPLRALQASVDPVPVKRDWLYRGAWLVLLAGLTAFAIAEAPEPWMGVAYALGLILVLGGLVLLARGLTSLLRRIMPTYWPYVLRQGVANLYRPNNQTSVLMLALGLGTFLVVLVLLIEQTLLVQVRQAGGPGRPDLVFFDVQPDQRDSLRQLIEAYGLSVVEEVPIVTMRLAAVNGRRIADQLADTTVRLGWAFRREYRSSYRDHLTDTETLVAGAFTPVVAPGTAMPPVSLEEEIAAALGVTLGDTLVWDVQGVEIPTVVGSLRRVDWRRFRTNFFVLFPRGVLEAAPQMYVLLVQAGEAAPQVQRAAVEAFPSVSTIDLRLVLQVADEIFQQVARVLHFMALFSVLTGIIVLLGATTVSRVAREEETILLKTLGASRRQVLQITMVEYGLLGTLAALAGVLLASGSATLLAAGVFDTAPAEPLWVLPVALLGAAGLTLGIGLLSNRRVYNRLALDVLRAAG encoded by the coding sequence ATGGCTGAACAAGCAACCTTTTCGCTTAGCTGGGCGCTACGCATGGCTTGGCGCGACAGTCGGGGGAGCCGGCATCGCCTGCTGCTTTTTGTATCGGCTATGGTGCTGGGCATTGCCGCACTGGTTGCCCTGCATGGTGTGGGGGCAAACTTACGTAAAGGGGTAGATGCGCAGGCACGCGCACTCCTTGGAGCTGATTTACGGCTGGAGCGCGATGCACCCTTTGATGACCTGAGCCTACTGCTTGACACGATTGGAGGGCAGCAGGCCCAGGTAGTTTACTTGACCTCGATGGCCTACTTCCCGCGTACTGGCCATGTACGTCTCGTTTCCGTACGGGCGGTTGGGGGCCCTTGGCCGCTTTATGGACAGATGCAGACCGATCCGCCCGAAGCAGCCGACCGTTACCTGCAGGAAGGCGGTGCGCTGGTCGATGGCTCACTGCTCGACGCTTACGGCGTGCGCGTAGGCGACTCGGTACGCATTGGTCGACGAAGCTATCCTATCCTTGGGCGTCTGGTGCAAACGCCCTCCGAGTCGGCCATTATGGCTTTGGCCGCCCCACGTGTGTACGTGCCGCTGGCAATGCTCGATACGCTACTGCTTGGCTTTGGCAGCCGGGCAGAATATGCGATCTACTTTCGATTTGATGACGGCAGAGACGCTGAAGCTTTGGGTAAAGCGTTGCGCGACCGCTTGCGGCCGCTGCGCGTTGGCGTTGATACGGTAGAGGAAATCCGAGAAAACTGGGATGAGGTATTGCGCAACCTGTACCGTTTCCTAGGACTCATTGGCTTTATTGCGCTGATTTTGGGGGGTATTGGTATAGGCAGTGCGGTACATGTGTACGTTCGGCAGCGTCTTGACCAAGTGGCTGTGCTCAGATGCTTAGGGGCAACACCTTGGGCAACCTTTAGCGTCTACCTTTTGCAGGCATTGGCTATGGGTGCAGTTGCCGGGTTGCTGGGAACGCTGCTGGGCTTGGGCGTGCAAGCGCTGCTTGCGCGCCTTTTGGTCAATTTTTTGCCCCTCGAAGTTACCCTAGAAATCGAGCGTTCAGCAGTACTGCTGGGGTTGGTTGGCGGTCCTGTTTTTACCTTGCTTTTTGCCTTGCTGCCGCTGCTTCCGGTGCGACGGGTGACGCCACTGCGGGCGTTGCAAGCCTCGGTTGATCCAGTGCCGGTCAAGCGCGACTGGCTCTACCGAGGTGCTTGGCTAGTCCTACTAGCAGGACTGACAGCTTTTGCCATAGCAGAAGCCCCGGAGCCGTGGATGGGGGTTGCCTATGCATTGGGACTCATACTCGTTTTGGGCGGGCTTGTCCTGCTAGCCCGTGGCCTGACCAGCCTATTGCGGCGCATCATGCCCACTTACTGGCCCTATGTACTCCGGCAAGGGGTGGCTAACCTGTACCGGCCAAACAACCAAACGTCGGTACTGATGCTGGCTCTTGGGCTAGGGACATTCCTGGTGGTGCTCGTGCTGCTGATCGAGCAGACCCTGCTGGTACAAGTGCGACAAGCAGGTGGCCCTGGTCGGCCCGACCTGGTGTTTTTCGATGTGCAACCCGATCAGCGCGACAGCCTACGCCAGCTCATAGAAGCCTATGGCCTCTCGGTAGTTGAAGAAGTGCCGATTGTTACTATGCGTCTGGCCGCAGTCAATGGGCGTCGTATTGCTGACCAACTGGCTGATACAACCGTTCGGCTGGGATGGGCCTTCCGACGCGAATACCGCTCGTCGTATCGGGATCACCTGACCGATACGGAAACCCTGGTTGCAGGTGCCTTTACCCCGGTTGTAGCCCCAGGTACAGCTATGCCGCCTGTGTCGCTTGAGGAAGAAATTGCTGCAGCGCTGGGCGTGACGCTGGGGGATACACTGGTCTGGGATGTGCAAGGTGTGGAAATCCCTACGGTGGTGGGAAGCCTTCGACGGGTGGACTGGCGGCGTTTTCGGACGAACTTTTTCGTGCTTTTCCCGCGCGGCGTACTTGAAGCGGCACCGCAGATGTATGTCCTGCTCGTGCAGGCCGGTGAAGCTGCACCCCAGGTGCAGCGTGCAGCCGTTGAGGCCTTTCCAAGCGTCTCGACCATCGACCTGCGCTTGGTGCTGCAGGTAGCCGATGAGATTTTCCAACAGGTGGCCCGGGTACTCCATTTCATGGCGCTTTTTAGCGTGTTGACCGGTATCATCGTGCTCCTAGGTGCAACAACCGTTAGCCGGGTGGCTCGCGAAGAAGAGACCATCCTGCTCAAAACGTTGGGAGCTTCGCGGCGTCAAGTGCTTCAGATAACGATGGTGGAATACGGACTGCTGGGCACGCTGGCAGCCCTAGCGGGTGTCTTGCTAGCCAGTGGATCGGCTACGCTGTTGGCTGCAGGCGTGTTTGATACAGCCCCTGCAGAGCCGCTTTGGGTACTGCCTGTGGCATTATTGGGCGCCGCTGGGCTTACGCTGGGCATTGGACTCCTGAGCAACCGACGCGTGTACAACCGTCTAGCACTCGACGTGCTGCGCGCGGCTGGCTAG
- a CDS encoding class I SAM-dependent methyltransferase, with amino-acid sequence MTANPDFKQLAQVRFSRFAEHYVHSPELASQDDLARLLAIAQPQSHWHVLDVATGGGHTAAAFAPYVTHVWATDLVPAMLQAAQAHFERLGLTNVSFLVADAEALPFPDASFDLVTCRIAPHHFPNVSCFLQEAARVLRPGGLLLLQDHLLPENEAWGEAIDAFERLRDPSHHRAYSATQWQALVEAAGLWVEHLETLTKVHPFEAWADRQGCSAELKAKLIAWMKTAPPGVQDWMQPKAWGTPEATFLGHYVILSARKPGSA; translated from the coding sequence ATGACCGCGAACCCTGATTTCAAGCAGCTTGCGCAAGTGCGCTTTTCGCGATTTGCCGAGCACTATGTGCACAGCCCGGAACTGGCGTCACAGGATGATCTAGCACGCCTTTTGGCGATCGCTCAGCCCCAGTCGCACTGGCACGTGCTGGACGTCGCCACAGGAGGTGGGCACACGGCCGCAGCTTTTGCCCCTTACGTGACTCACGTTTGGGCTACGGATCTAGTCCCAGCCATGCTTCAGGCAGCTCAGGCCCACTTTGAGCGTCTAGGCTTGACGAACGTGTCGTTTCTTGTGGCCGATGCCGAAGCTTTGCCGTTTCCAGATGCCTCCTTCGACTTGGTGACGTGCCGCATCGCTCCGCATCATTTTCCCAATGTGTCCTGCTTTCTTCAGGAAGCAGCCCGCGTGCTTAGGCCTGGCGGTCTATTGCTCCTTCAAGATCATCTGCTTCCGGAAAACGAGGCCTGGGGAGAGGCTATCGATGCGTTTGAACGGCTGCGCGATCCTAGCCATCATCGGGCTTACAGCGCTACGCAATGGCAAGCCCTGGTGGAAGCAGCCGGGCTTTGGGTTGAGCACCTAGAAACATTAACCAAAGTGCATCCTTTTGAAGCGTGGGCCGATCGTCAAGGCTGCTCAGCAGAGCTCAAGGCAAAGCTTATCGCTTGGATGAAAACAGCCCCACCAGGTGTGCAAGACTGGATGCAGCCCAAAGCATGGGGCACACCAGAAGCCACGTTTCTAGGCCATTATGTTATCCTTTCTGCTCGCAAACCTGGCAGCGCCTAG
- a CDS encoding GNAT family N-acetyltransferase — translation MRIRLARNAHEVARCFPVLTQLRPHLSPEDFAQRLPRLRRQGYRLAYLEDRGHVCAVAGFRILEMWSRGRFLYVDDLVTEASQRSRGYGAALLAWLVQYARRHGCQRLDLDSGVERSAAHRFYERCGLQVVALHFAQPIRKDDREP, via the coding sequence ATGCGTATCCGTTTAGCCCGAAATGCGCACGAGGTTGCCCGATGCTTTCCCGTACTGACCCAACTGCGTCCCCACCTCTCTCCAGAGGACTTCGCGCAACGCTTGCCTCGCCTGCGCCGGCAGGGCTATCGTTTGGCCTATCTAGAAGATCGGGGACACGTATGTGCCGTGGCTGGCTTCCGCATCCTAGAAATGTGGTCGCGTGGCCGTTTTCTCTATGTTGACGACTTGGTGACAGAGGCCTCGCAGCGGAGTCGCGGCTATGGAGCTGCCCTTTTAGCTTGGCTGGTGCAATATGCCCGTAGGCATGGCTGCCAACGATTGGACCTCGACTCTGGCGTGGAGCGTTCTGCTGCCCACCGTTTCTATGAGCGCTGTGGCCTTCAGGTTGTTGCCTTGCACTTTGCACAGCCCATAAGAAAAGATGACCGCGAACCCTGA